One Cucurbita pepo subsp. pepo cultivar mu-cu-16 chromosome LG11, ASM280686v2, whole genome shotgun sequence DNA window includes the following coding sequences:
- the LOC111804897 gene encoding transcription factor bHLH54-like, protein MEALGGFSDGEWESFAAMFSLEEVDQSHIPIANHADPSTELQLPNNGGSSWFYSLDAFVPNLQSYCVKQDTRSCSSCITTDDSHAAFLFPNSTDFFTPIDERNFGSSCFSDVLIEEVDKALDTAATGEDSSAERFVEINVVQGTYPALPPPSQLVDSTGAAKEPMALKRKVNNEDISDNQKKKTRVSADGQKKKKTEERKKNEKRKGKSVEEEGNAGGASEGQCSISYSSDQEENGSQEGQGATSDGGLTRKGRASRGSATDPQSLYARKRRERINERLRMLQKLVPNGTKVDISTMLEEAVHYVKFLQLQIKLLSSDELWMFAPLAYNGLDLGLHQKLSPFGSH, encoded by the exons ATGGAGGCTTTGGGAGGCTTTTCTGATGGGGAATGGGAGTCTTTCGCCGCCATGTTCTCATTGGAGGAGGTAGATCAGTCCCATATTCCGATCGCGAATCATGCCGATCCTTCCACTGAGCTTCAATTGCCCAACAATGGCGGCAGCAGCTGGTTCTATTCATTGGACGCTTTTGTTCCCAATTTGCAGAGTTATTGCGTCAAACAGGACACGAGGAGCTGCAGTAGCTGCATTACTACTGATGATTCCCATGCTGCCTTTTTGTTTCCCAATTCTACTGATTTCTTTACGCCAATTGACGAGAGGAATTTTGGGTCCTCGTGTTTTTCTGATGTTTTAATCGAGGAAGTGGATAAGGCTCTCGACACCGCCGCCACCGGTGAAGACTCCAGCGCTGAGAGATTCGTCGAAATTAATGTAGTACAAGGTACCTACCCAGCACTGCCGCCGCCATCGCAACTCGTAGATTCCACTGGTGCCGCGAAGGAACCAATGGCACTGAAAAGGAAAGTCAATAACGAAGATATTTCTGATaatcagaagaagaaaactcgGGTTTCAGCAGAT gggcagaagaagaagaaaacagaggaaagaaagaaaaatgagaagagaAAAGGGAAGAGTGTGGAAGAAGAAGGCAATGCGGGGGGAGCATCAGAAGGGCAGTGCTCCATTAGTTACAGTTCCGATCAGGAAGAAAATGGTTCACAGGAGGGCCAAGGCGCCACCTCCGACGGCGGCTTGACCAGGAAGGGCAGAGCAAGCAGAGGGTCGGCCACAGATCCCCAAAGCCTCTACGCTAGA AAACGAAGGGAGAGAATCAACGAGCGATTAAGAATGTTACAGAAACTTGTTCCCAATGGAACCAAGGTTGATATCAGTACCATGCTTGAAGAAGCTGTTCATTACGTCAAGTTTTTGCAGCTCCAAATCAAG TTATTGAGCTCAGATGAGCTGTGGATGTTTGCTCCTTTGGCATACAATGGATTGGACCTTGGGCTTCACCAGAAGCTCTCTCCATTCGGATCACATTGA